A genomic segment from Triticum dicoccoides isolate Atlit2015 ecotype Zavitan chromosome 1A, WEW_v2.0, whole genome shotgun sequence encodes:
- the LOC119272130 gene encoding L-type lectin-domain containing receptor kinase SIT2-like, producing the protein MSLESSIALLRHLTVLTLVALVPSSAALSFIYNGFQHAADLSLDGSASILRGGALQLTNDSNNLMGHAFFAAPVPMLVNKAVISFSTAFVFDIVTVGRSGGHGLAFVVAASKVLPGASDEQYLGLLGKGNLGNSSNHVFAVELDTVQANGLLNETNANHVGVDLNSLVSNVSEPAAYFTDDDGRSVSVPLESAQPIQAWVDYDGSAKVLNVTIAPASLQTRPRRPLISQVIDLSPIFKEDMYVGFSAATGKLASSHYVLAWSFRTDGVAQAIDLSRLPKVPKAPAPPPSTSTIIKIVALSCAATLVMVVAAIGAAFWLRRRAALAETLEEWELDHPHRLPYKELYKATKGFKNSELLGAGGFGQVYRGVLRRSGDTVAIRRISSNGSQGMREFVAEVASLGRMRHRNLVELRGWCKHGQDLLLVYDFMPNGSLDAHLFGSAGAGAGVGVSPSPALLTWEQRLRILRGVASGLVYLHEGWEQVVVHRDVKASNVLLGADMSARLGDFGLARLYEHGAEPATTRVVGTLGYMAPELTVTGKATTASDVFGFGGLLLEVASGRRPIDPITGVNLVRWVRDHGVKGDLVRAVDERLDGWYDKEEARLVLWLGLACSQWRPEARPSMRQVCQYLNGEEEMQEDAVLVFSDVDSIDFGSLTSLTWSSSCQSCATMSAGSLRRGR; encoded by the coding sequence ATGTCTCTGGAGTCGTCCATCGCTCTCCTTCGCCACCTCACCGTGCTCACCCTCGTTGCTCTCGTCCCTTCTTCGGCCGCACTTAGCTTCATCTACAACGGCTTCCAGCACGCCGCCGACCTGAGCCTAGAcggctcggcgtccatcttgcgcgGCGGCGCGCTTCAGCTCACCAACGACAGCAACAACCTCATGGGCCACGCCTTCTTCGCGGCGCCAGTGCCAATGCTCGTGAACAAGGCGGTCATCTCCTTCAGCACGGCCTTCGTCTTCGACATCGTTACTGTCGGCAGAAGCGGCGGCCATGGACTCGCTTTCGTGGTCGCGGCTTCCAAGGTGCTCCCCGGGGCAAGTGACGAGCAGTACCTTGGCCTCCTCGGCAAAGGAAATCTGGGCAACTCCTCGAACCACGTTTTCGCCGTCGAGTTGGACACGGTGCAGGCGAACGGGCTCCTGAACGAGACGAACGCCAACCACGTCGGCGTCGACTTGAACAGCCTCGTGTCCAACGTGTCGGAGCCGGCCGCCTACTTCACCGATGACGACGGCAGGAGCGTCTCCGTGCCGCTCGAGAGCGCGCAGCCGATCCAGGCGTGGGTGGACTACGACGGCAGCGCCAAGGTCCTCAACGTGACCATCGCTCCCGCGTCCTTGCAAACGCGGCCTCGCCGGCCGCTTATATCGCAGGTCATTGACCTCTCGCCGATCTTTAAGGAAGACATGTACGTCGGTTTCTCGGCGGCGACAGGGAAGTTGGCGAGCTCGCATTACGTTCTTGCCTGGAGCTTCCGTACCGACGGAGTCGCGCAAGCCATCGATCTCTCCCGGCTGCCGAAAGTCCCAAAGGCGCCGGCTCCTCCACCTTCCACGTCCACCATCATCAAGATCGTCGCTCTGTCTTGCGCCGCCACGCTGGTCATGGTcgtcgccgccatcggtgccgcgtTTTGGCTGCGGAGAAGGGCGGCGCTGGCCGAGACGCTTGAGGAGTGGGAGCTGGATCACCCGCACAGGTTGCCCTACAAGGAGCTGTACAAGGCGACAAAGGGGTTCAAGAACAGTGAGCTCCTGGGCGCCGGTGGCTTCGGCCAGGTGTACAGAGGCGTGCTCCGGCGCTCTGGCGACACGGTGGCCATCAGGAGGATCTCAAGCAACGGGTCGCAGGGGATGCGCGAGTTCGTCGCCGAGGTCGCGAGCCTCGGGCGCATGCGGCACCGGAACCTGGTCGAGCTGCGCGGGTGGTGCAAGCACGGGCAAGACCTGCTTCTGGTCTACGACTTCATGCCCAACGGCAGCCTCGACGCGCACCTGTTCGGCagtgccggcgccggcgccggcgtcggCGTGTCCCCGTCGCCGGCGTTGCTCACGTGGGAGCAGCGTTTGAGGATCCTCAGGGGCGTCGCGTCCGGGCTGGTGTACCTGCACGAGGGGTGGGAGCAGGTGGTGGTGCACCGCGACGTCAAGGCCAGCAACGTGCTGCTGGGCGCGGACATGAGCGCGCGGCTCGGCGACTTCGGCCTCGCGCGCCTCTACGAGCACGGCGCGGAACCTGCCACGACTCGCGTCGTCGGGACGCTGGGCTACATGGCGCCGGAGCTCACCGTGACTGGCAAGGCCACCACGGCCAGCGACGTGTTCGGCTTCGGCGGCCTGCTTCTCGAGGTGGCGAGCGGGCGGCGGCCCATCGACCCCATCACCGGCGTGAACCTGGTGCGCTGGGTCCGAGACCACGGCGTCAAGGGCGACCTGGTGCGAGCCGTGGACGAGAGGCTCGACGGGTGGTATGACAAGGAGGAGGCGAGGCTGGTGCTGTGGCTGGGTCTCGCTTGCAGCCAGTGGCGGCCGGAGGCACGGCCTAGCATGAGGCAGGTTTGCCAGTACCTCAACGGCGAGGAGGAAATGCAGGAGGATGCCGTGCTCGTCTTCTCAGACGTCGACTCCATCGACTTCGGCTCCTTGACGTCGCTGACATGGTCGTCATCATGTCAGTCGTGTGCAACAATGTCGGCGGGCTCACTGCGCCGTGGACGGTGA
- the LOC119272141 gene encoding mitogen-activated protein kinase 6-like → MDTSGGGGGAAGGAAQIQGMATHGGRYVLYNVYGNLFEVASKYAPPIRPIGRGAYGIVCAAVSSDTGEEVAIKKIGNAFDNHIDAKRTLREIKLLRHMDHENILAIKDLIRPPRRDDFKDVYIVTELMDTDLHQIIRSNQSLTDDHCQYFLYQLLRGLKYVHSANVLHRDLKPSNLFLNANCDLKIADFGLARTTSETDLMTEYVVTRWYRAPELLLNCSQYTAAIDVWSVGCILGEIITRQPLFPGRDYIQQLKLITELIGSPDDSSLGFLRSDNARRYMKQLPQYPRQDFRLRFRNMSDGAVDLLERMLVFDPSRRITVDEALHHPYLASLHDINEEPTCPAPFSFDFEQPSFTEEHMKELIWRETLAFNPDPPY, encoded by the exons ATGgatacctccggcggcggcggcggcgccgcgggCGGGGCCGCGCAGATCCAGGGGATGGCGACGCACGGCGGCCGCTACGTGCTCTACAACGTCTACGGCAACCTCTTCGAGGTCGCCTCCAAGTACGCCCCGCCCATCCGCCCCATCGGCCGAGGCGCCTACGGCATTGTCTG CGCGGCGGTTAGTTCGGATACAGGAGAGGAGGTtgcgatcaagaagattggaaatgCGTTTGACAACCACATCGACGCCAAGCGGACGCTGAGAGAAATAAAGCTTCTTCGCCACATGGACCATGAGAAT ATTCTTGCCATAAAGGATTTAATACGCCCCCCAAGAAGAGATGATTTTAAGGATGTGTACATTGTTACTGAGTTGATGGACACAGATCTCCACCAGATCATTCGCTCAAATCAATCATTGACTGATGACCATTGCCAG TACTTCTTGTATCAGTTGCTTCGAGGGCTAAAATATGTGCACTCAGCAAATGTCTTGCACCGTGATCTGAAGCCAAGCAATTTGTTCCTAAACGCAAATTGCGATCTCAAGATTGCAGACTTTGGGCTTGCAAGGACCACTTCAGAAACTGATCTCATGACAGAGTATGTGGTCACTCGTTGGTACCGAGCACCAGAGTTGCTGTTGAACTGTTCACAATATACTGCTGCAATTGATGTCTGGTCAGTTGGGTGCATACTTGGTGAAATTATTACTCGTCAACCCCTGTTTCCTGGAAGAGATTACATCCAACAGTTAAAATTGATCACTGAG TTGATAGGATCACCAGATGATTCGAGCCTAGGATTTCTTCGGAGTGATAATGCACGAAGATACATGAAGCAATTACCACAGTACCCAAGGCAGGACTTCCGCCTGCGCTTCCGCAACATGTCTGATGGTGCAGTTGATCTGTTAGAGAGAATGCTGGTGTTTGACCCAAGCAGACGCATCACTG TTGATGAGGCTCTGCATCACCCATACTTGGCTTCTCTTCATGACATCAACGAAGAACCCACTTGCCCAGCACCTTTCAGCTTTGATTTTGAGCAACCATCTTTTACAGAAGAACATATGAAAGAGCTCATCTGGAGGGAAACTTTAGCATTTAACCCTGATCCTCCCTACTAA